A segment of the Sander lucioperca isolate FBNREF2018 chromosome 7, SLUC_FBN_1.2, whole genome shotgun sequence genome:
gtccaacattcctggatgggagaaaaacatgctctggtttattggcatttctttaaaccaatcacaattgccgGACaaagcaacggtgcctctgcaaaatagcctagagaaggaacttgttttggtggaacgtgctcgttcaaaagttgttttagtcatgcaagaGAAAACTTTGATTGGACAGATTGTCaagctagctgtctcgatttaccctgcagagctCTGAGAGGCAGTTAATCCAAATATGGGAAAAGAAATGGAGCATGGATGGAGCTGAGGTGGGCCTTATGAAGCTTATAGTCTAGGCTAGCCTCCCTTGACAGCAGCCACCTTTCACTCAAAGCGACACACCCTTAATTATACATAACTTTAAGCCTTAATATAATTAAAACGGTTGTCATGAAGGGAAAAATTAGCTATAGAGACCAAAGCCGTTCTTTGTACCAGGctttaaacatgtttaattctgctgtaaagttgggcattttaacatgggggtGTGTATGATATGGGGATTGACTTCCTTTTTGAGCCAGCCTCAAGTGGACATTCGATGAACTGCAGTGTTTGGCACGTCTGCATTGGCTTTATCGTTCAGCACCAGAGGTTGCCGCTTGGTCTGTCCACTGAATGTGATACTACAGCGAGGCGACATTAGCAtggcataaagactggaaacagggagaaacagctagcctggctttaTCCAAAGGTATAACAAAATCTTCCAACCAGCACCAGCTCATGTTATAACACCTGGCAACCAATTTTGATCTGCTGAGTGAAATTTTAGATGTATGTCAAAGAACAGTCAACAAGTCCAAAAAGGCATACAAGGGTCATAACAAGACCGGATGGatacactgtaagaaaagatACACCATATCTACTCAATAACAATGAGGCAACAGATTACaaacaatattattaattaaatttcacatggtttggtattgagtatgaattaaatgagacccttaatagttatccatttaatatgagtatattcgaatagaaaacagtacagaattaattataacctaaacaaaaatattgagttgatttgaaaaagataaactccctaatgtgtaaatagtactaataaaaattaatttatcaatgatatataattgagtaataatcatctacattaatctgcacatcgatttgaatttaatcaatgcaatgaattaaatctaaatattctttCTTAGGAATAACTAGTCTATGGCCCAGAAAGTACAGAACTTAACAAATACTCAAATAAGAATTTTATTAGCAATTCACTTTTGTGCTTTCAACTCACTGTAGTAGTGCTGGGCAGTATACAGATATTAATATCCCATACGATATGAATTTTTCACATACCGTAATACCAGTGCTATACCGCAGAGAACGCTATGGCAGAATTGATCTGTGAGTGATTTCAGAACGGGAGCTCTGTTAACTTCGTAgccttctcactcatggttgtaaatttacaacgacaattaacccacaactaactctctttaataggataaaacaccatagcacacaactatttgtgactttaacaatttctaacactaataattttacatttagcctacaaatttacacagccgaacggcatgctgggtaacattatagctgttagctagctaggttgacaggaagtgcttttcaattaacattagcctgattacattgatttgaattaactcaatattttctctatttgggattagataaatataatgcttatgttttatttaactacaatggttgggttttattccaaacatttttatttgaaatttaattaaatatttgcctcaaaatcaaaaacacaatcatattgaatatattttacctaatacattaattcaaatctacatgaccacagaatcatttcttacagtgtagGAGAAAAGATGGGCTGGCAGGGAACAATGGCTAAAGAGCAGGTAGCCTACATATACTGTAGGACAGGAAGGGAATGGCAGGTGCTGACATGACAAGAGGTAGACCTactcaaagcccgtctacggaaagccttttcactccctatttagccccattgtaccaaatttggttgcagttccaccagagttccactgggggtgatcacggtccaatgcaaaatgaatgggactctatggagctatacggCTAAATTtatctctttcgcctgattgtcgttgagaaatctcagatttgattgtagtttttgcaagttcaacatggattataggttgaaagttgaatgaacaagtacttatgtcctttcaaTTTCTCACAgattgagtcgttgttgcccataacacgctagcattctgctaatgaatgctgattggtcagtgaaggactgattacgaccagagatcccgcttgacggcatccgaagcagaaccagaatgtcagagtgaatatttcggcgtggtctttaaaacaattagcaaacctctttgtagcacgtgtattgacagggagagtctaatctgtcagctgtgttgtcgatgcctcgagaggaaaaaggaagtgactcagagcttgccgtaaagcagtatctctggctgtacaatgtgtatgacgtcattgacattttaaaaggctttttagaacaaaaaagtgactttaaaaaaatctaacacccagcagtgtgtattttctttccctcccctttcgaatacaacattcaaattactagacaaaaaattatatcctgagaaaagtggattttgaggggtaatagctccatagaccaccattcattctgcactggcctgtgagcgccctaTAGTGGAACCAGAGTGggactgcaaccagttcagaagccggaagcatcgagagagtggaacttcccttattagaaattctttggcctattttaaaatgtatgattAATTCCAAACACCATTTTCATTGTATGTAAAACCCACTTATTAAAAGGTActggaagaaaggaagaaactTCATGCCATCTTCACATAAAGGTTAAAATTCAACTTGTGATGTTTCTGTTGAGACCCTCGGATTTCACCCCATAGTAAACAAAGCTGCTTCCTTTACCGACGACACTCTCTACTTCAGTGGATTCAGAGAAAAACCTTCTACTATATTGCAGTGGtaattttacagtctatggtttacaGTTTAAGGTTTTCTCAATGGCAAGTCTCACTGCTACTTTATACATAATAGTctatatgtaaataaatactcaaagaccaaattttggtttaatcctcaaatcgtccttatttgtttcatctggtgtttttgatacgcactcctgctgctaacaagaaaaacttccactacaataaattattaaatatttttatgaatgtgtgtcttTTATTAACTTGTCTCTGGATAATGACCATGTGTTGTCTGTATGTAGAGAAGGAACGCCATGTGAAAGCCAACGCGCAGGACTACAATGACAAGTTCTCTTATGCAGTAAGTAGGCCTCAAAATGACACCAGGTTTGCTTTATTCACAAGTGTAGGCTGTGGTTATTTCATCAGTGCTGTTTCTGAATGTGTGATTCTTCAGGACAATCACATCAAAACCTCAAAGTACAACATCCTCACCTTCCTGCCCATGAACTTGTTTGAGCAGTTCCAGAGGGTGGCAAACGCTTACTTCTTAGTGCTGTTGATACTGCAGGTAGAAGAAACTGCATTTGTGTGGATATATTTGCTTTTTTGGGAGTTAAAGTGAAACTGAGTGAGCTAACAacctgcttttcttttctttagttAATTCCAGAAATTTCTTCTCTGTCCTGGTTCACAACCATCGTGCCTTTGGTGTTAGTGCTGGTAATCACGGCTGTCAAGGACGCCACAGATGATTATGTAAGTGTAACTGTTCTTCTAACCCATCTTCTAAATGCTCCTCTTTTATCTCCCATGGTAAAATGATtactcctttttttaaatttcagttCAGACATAAAAGCGACCAGCAAGTCAACAACCGCCAGTCTCAGGTTCTCATCAGGGGAAGGTAATTTATCCTCTGTCTTTCTCATTTAGATGCTTTTTGTAACTGCTGAAAAGCCATACTACATATGACTATAGACTGTGTGTTCAAGGGcatttatgtggtttaattatGAGTTGTTTTTAATTCCAAGTATGCAGAGTGAGAAGTGGATGAACATTCGAGTGGGCGATATCATCAAACTAGAGAATAATCAGTTTGTTGCTGTGAGTAAAAATTCTGTAATTCAGTTTTTCCATTTTGTTGCCTCTGTGTCTCTCACGTTCACGTATAAGAGAGGTTGAGGTCAACAGTTAAAGGACTGACTTCTCTTGCAGGCTCAGTTGTGCATTTATTGCCTTTTCTCACCACTGACTGTTTCATATTGGTTttacacacaggcagacatcctcctcctctgtagTAGTGAGCCCTATGGACTGTGCTATATTGAGACTGCAGAGCTAGATGGGTAAGTGCTGCACTGGTTATGTAAAGTAAAGCTGAAGAAATCTGAACCGCAATCGGCCACTGTATCACATGTGTGAGGAAAGAAACTGTGAGATTATGATTGTTCTAGTTCATTGTTTTTGCAGAAATTTAAAGTGTAtgtgactttgtttttttaagtaaacTGGTTTACTGTtacttttatacatttatacatttatacgTCATCATAGAAGACAAATTAGTTATTTCTATTTCTCCCCAAACAGAGAGACGAATCTGAAAGTTCGTCAGTCTTTGACCGCCACCTCAGATATGGGAGATATTACAAAGCTGATGGACTTTGATGGTGAGATGGCGCGAGAATTAGTTTATTCTTCCATTTGTGTAAATAAATCACTTGTGGACACTTCAGGCTTTCTATACTTTTTGTGTGAATGCATGTTTATGAATTCTCTCCTGAAATGATGACTCATGTTGGTAAGACTGTATTTGCTTTGTTCCTCAGGAGAGGTCATTTGTGAGCCACCAAACAACAAGCTGGATCGATTCACAGGCACTTTATACTGGAGAGACAATAAATACCCTCTGGATAATGAGAAAATGCTGCTGCGAGGCTGTGTACTCAGAAACACTGAGTGGTGCTTTGGGATGGTCATCTTTGCTGGtatgatttatatttttattttgatgctTTCGATCTCCAGATCCATTAGCCATAAACCCCTTTAATTGTTAATGTTCTTTCAACACTGATAGTTGTTTCCTCATGCCAACAGGTTTGCAAACCAAACTCATGCAGAACTGTGGAGGgactaaatttaaaaaaacaagtatcGATAAACTGATGAACACTTTGGTTTTGTGGGTAAGTTGTTATGCATGGACACTATTATTaaaccaaaaacatttttttacagaACATAATATTATGATCTATATTTCAGATCTTTGCCTTCCTCATTTGTATGGGAGTTATTTTGGCCATTGGAAACACTATTTGGGAGAGCTGGATTGGCAGAAACTTCCAGGTGTTTTTGCCATGGAATGCACTTCAGAGCAGTGCAGTTTTCTCTGGCTTCCTTACCTTCTGGTCCTACATCATCATACTCAATACTGTTGTGCCCATCTCACTCTATGTCAGGTAAGGATAAAGTTTATTTCCAAAATGCTATATAACTATTCTGAAAACAGTTTATATTGTTGCTCTGCCAAGGTCTAATATTTCTTTCATGAAATCTAAAAGTACAACCAGTTAATAGTAATGAAATGTTTGGTTAAACCTTCTTTCAGTGTGGAGGTTCTGCGGCTCGGCCACAGTTACTTCATTAACTGGGACCGCAGGATGTACTGCAGTCGGACGGACACTGCGGCGGAAGCTCGCACCACCACCCTGAATGAGGAGCTGGGTCAAGTGGAGTTCATCTTCTCTGACAAGACGGGCACCCTCACCCAGAACATCATGGTCTTCAGCAAGTGCTCCATTAATGGACAGACGTACGGTATGATCTTTTATGAAAAATTACCTTTCAATTTAGAAATAATAAGAAATATTACTGaatatttaaacaaattaatGAAATAGACAGAGACAACTATATCAACTGACATCTCCATCATACCACTTAAAGACCACACTGATTGGTTGATGTCCTTCCAAAGAATATTGAATGACTTTACCAAAACAATTTTGTCAGTTTAAGTGAACTGGTTTATGATAGTTATATAATTCActgatcattaaaaaaaacatgacattacATAAATAGGCCTCTAGCTCTAGAAAAAGGGAAATTACTATAATGATGTTTGCCATGAAAATTGTCATATTGAATGTATTAGATTTCTGGGCAAAACTTTTAGCAATCAGCGGTTTCTCTCTAAAGAAATGGTGTTAGTTTGAGCTTCAAAACACCCACTTTGTTCCCCAGTATAGAACTAATAACATATCACAGTGCTACATGTCTGATATCTAAGTCATTACTttaccttttctttctcttaggTGACGTCTATGATGAATTTAAGCAGAGGGTTGAAATTACAGAAGTAAGTGAGGTGTAACAATCACAAATTCTTAActcttaataataaaataataactataATAACTAACACTTGGTGGTTTCATGTGCCCTCAGAAAACAGCCTGTGTGGACTTTTCCTTCAACGCTCTCTGTGACACAAGGTTTAAGTTTTATGATGGCAGCCTGGTTGAAGCCATTAAACTGGAGGATCCTGCAGTACAGGAGTTCTTTAGACTGCTGGCTTTGTGCCACACTGTCATGCCAGAGGAGAAGAGTGAAGGTAAACTGTGCACACGGTCCAGAAGTAGCAGTAATAACAGAAATAACTGAATATATTGAAGTGGTTCTGATTGATGTTTCTGTTAACATGAAGGAAATTTGGTGTACCAGGCCCAGTCACCTGACGAGGGAGCCCTGGTCACTGCGGCACGAAACTTTGGGTTTGTCTTCCGGTCCCGAACCCCCGAGACCATCACACTGTGTGAGATGGGACGAGCCGTCACATACCAGCTACTGGCCATACTGGACTTCAACAACGTGCGCAAGAGAATGAGCGTCATTGGTTAGGTCTTCACTTATAACAGCACAACAACGCTCCctttggttagggttagggttagggttagtagtCATCATgacatatttaacatttttaaataataccTGTGACAATTAGTAATAAATCTTTATTTTCTAAGAATAGAATGAAGTTAACAGTCTTGATGTACATGCTTTGATCAGAAAAGTTATGTTGTGTTCTCTTGCTCATGTTTTATAGTAAGAAACCCACAGGGCCAGATTAAACTATACTCCAAAGGAGCTGACTCTATTATCTTTGAGCGTCTGGATCCATCCAGTGAAGACCTCATGCACACTACCTCAGAACATCTCAGTGTAAGTGTTGTCCGATTGGATAACATCCCTCAGTGactatatttttaaataaatgcactATGCAGTACACTATGCACCTGTATTTAAAGTCTCATAAAAATCGATAAACCAGACAATGTACTAAAAACATCAGTATGCTTACATAGTACTGATGACTGCTGCAGCTTGTGGTGCAGGTAATGTTTGACAAAATTTCAGAAGTAGCTGGTTTGAGATTATATTTGTGTCTCTACTGAAAATATACTATTTAAGTTTTTAATTGTGTGTCCTTTGACACAGCAATGAATGGTCATAAAAAACTCTGTTCTTTCTCAGTGCAGTAAATAATTCATCCCACTTTTGACAACACGCACCGTGCACTGGTACAACTGTTACAGGTGTTTGTTTTTCAATCATGTTCTCTACAGGAATTTGCTGGAGAAGGGCTTCGAACATTAGCTCTGGCCTACAAAGATCTTGATGAAGATTATTTTGATGTTTGGACGAAAAAGCTTATGTTCGCCAGCACTGTAATTGAGAACCGCGAGGATCAGCTGGCTGTTCTCTACGAGGAGATCGAGCAGGGCTTGAAGGTAACATTGACATCTTTTTGTTGACATCCTTGAAGCAATCAAGCTCATTTAGCCTCTGCATACTGACTGCTGTCATCGTTGAAGCTTCTAGGAGCCACAGCAATCGAGGACAAACTTCAGGAGGGAGTCCCAGAAACAATCACCTGTCTAAATCTAGCTGACATAAAGATCTGGGTCCTCACAGGAGACAAACTAGGTAGCATAATTCACCTAAATGACCTTTTTGAACAGGACAACTGATGCTGTGAAAAGCTATCGAGATGTAAATTGTGTAAAACATTTCAGAGACAGCAATGAACATCGGCTACTCCTGCAACATTCTGCGAGACAACATGAATGAGGTGTTTGTTATCTCTGGCCACACACTGCTGGAggtgcagcagcagctcaggtGAGTTTATGGCCCCATGTGTGGAACATCTTGAAAATTCAGTGCCTATAAGTAATATTTTATCCAGTTGACAAAAAATATTCTGTCATTGAGTACAAGCTCGATAGAGCTTTTATTAACATgctaaaaatgtatgttttttcctggctttcctctctcctcaggAATGCTAAAGAGCACATTCTTGGCCTGAGTCGAGTTGGCAGTGCAGGAGATGTTGAGAAGTCAGATATGTTTGCAGAAAACTCTGTGTTTGAAGAAAGCATCATTGCAGAGTATGCATTAGTCATCAATGGACACAGTTTGGTGAGATACTCAAATGTGTTGCATTATATAACATGGTCCACTGTTTGAATGATAATTTTATCCTctgcttgtttttattttggtacTGATGCTTGCAGGTTTGTTAAACAGTGGCTGTGTTGCTATCTGCTGAGTCTGTACCTGCTGTTGTGACTGTGCCGAGTCTTTAATGAGCCGCTGTGCTGCTTAGGGCCCTCGGCTCTATTACAGGTTTTCATTAACATCCATTTCCTCACACAGGAGCTGCTCCCTCGCTGCGCCTTGAGCAGCACGCATGATGCAGCAGCAGCTCGGTGGAAATGTTATATTGAGCTGTGGCACGGTGTTGCCTCTGCAGGGGGTTGACGTTGTAGGATGGTAATGATAGGTCTAACAGgtgtgatgtacagtatgtcttctCCCTGCAGGTTCATGCTCTGGAACCACAGCTGGAGCACGTCTTCCTGGACTTGGCCTGTTTGTGTAAAACAGTCATCTGCTGCCGGGTCACTCCGATGCAGAAAGCCCAGGTGGTAGAGCTGGTGAAGAGGCACAAGAGGGCCGTCACTCTTGCCATTGGAGATGGAGCCAATGATGTCAGCATGATCAAGAGTAAGTGTCAGTCATAGACCCAAAGCTACATAAACATTAGCTATGATAAGAAACATTTTTACAGCATCATAAAATGTTAGTAGcttgattttgttttattttaaagtgacATTTGGAGTACAGTTTGCACTTTTAATACACTTTGTGTATgtttaaacaatgtttaaatatttatttaatacttAGTTTCAAAGGGAAGTACTGCGTGTTTCTTCCTCAGCTGCTCACATCGGTGTCGGCATCAGCGGTCAGGAGGGGATGCAGGCGGTTCTGGCATCAGATTACTCTTTTGCTCAGTTTCGGTTCCTGCGGCGGCTCCTGCTGGTGCACGGACGCTGGTCCTACTTCCGCATGTGTAATTTCCTGTGCTATTTCTTCTACAAGAACTTTGCCTTCACGCTGGTACACTTCTGGTATGGCTTCTTCTGTGGTTTCTCAGCTCAGGTAAGAATACTGTGATATATCATTAAAGAAAGTTGTTCCTGTATGTGCTGAGTTAATTGTGTACATCAACAGCTTTTGCAGCTTACCTCTCTTCTCCTCATTGGTCATAGCGGTTAGTCTGTAAGCCATCTCTAGAATTACGTGTTCTGTAGGTTCTGCTGACATTAGTCCTTTGACCGAAACATTCACTTAATGTCACAATTTTCACATTGTGttacctttttctttttgcatcttAACAGCCTTGTCTACTTTTTGTCAGTGTGCGGGTAATTTTACTCTAAAATGGGACACTATCCCTTGAAAAGCCTGGATTTAAAGGCACAAACCCtttcacatttttataaattatGTATATAACTGTCCTCTCTCCACAGACTGTGTATGACCAGTGGTTCATTACCCTCTTTAATATAGTCTATACATCTTTACCAGTCCTGGCAATGGGACTTTTTGATCAGGTAATAATTATACGCTCAATATCAAATTACCTGAATCTTTTTAAAGAAACTCTTTAtttcttaatttatttttccAGCAGTCTCCAATGGCAACATCCTGAGCCAACCCTTtagtttcctttttgtttttcttttcaagaTACTGTCAAGTCACACACTGTTACTATAGACCTCTCTTTCACTGTGCCATGATATCTAACCCTACACTAGGTAAATTATGTGTGTCTAGAACCCTGAACCTGATTAACACATATCAATTTACAATATTGTATATTGTTCATCTATCatactttatatactgtctgttataCAACTACCATTAAGCCCCCAATACTTCAACCTATCCCTACCCTTATACATATTAATCTCACATGACACACATTATATCTGTTTCCTACAGGATGTCAATGACCAGAACAGCCTTCGCTACCCAAGCCTTTACAAACCTGGCCAGCAAAACCTTCTCTTCAACAAACGCCAGTTTTTCCTGTGCACACTGCAGGGGATGGGTACATCATTCCTGCTTTTCTTTATTCCCTACGGAGCCTTCACTGTCATTGTGAAAGAGGATGGCTCCCACTTTTCTGACCAACAATCATTTGCTGTTACCATAGCAACATCCTTGGTCATCATCGTAAGTGTTCAGGTAAGAGTTCAAACAGACAAAAATagccattgtttaaaaaaataaacacatgttTATGATGCATGTATCTGCTCCTAGATTGGACTTGACACACACTACTGGACAGCTGTCAATCACTTGTTCATATGGGGGAGCCTGACAGTGTACTTTGCCACATTATTTGCAATGCAAAGTAATGGCATATTTGGCATCTTTCCAAGTAATTTCCCGTTCATAGGTAAGTTTAGTTCAGTTGGATACATGAAGAAATAATACTGATGCAtggaaattaaatataaataccaTGTGTGTCCTCCTCAGGCACGGCACGTAACTGTCTATCAGAGAAGAGTGTGTGGTTGGTCATTCTGCTCACCgctgtggtgtgtgttgtgccCGGCTTAGCAGTCAGCTTCCTGAGAGTAGACCTCTTTCCAACTCTTACAGATAAGGTACAATAACTTTGATGCATCTACAGCATTGGTGGAAGCAATGAACACTTAATTAAAATGTCTCCATGGCTGTATTTCAGTGGTGGTACATTTACTCAATCCCAGTGTTGAAGtagttgtactttacttgagtatttcaatGTTacgctactttatacttctactccattacTCCACTCCACAAACAATCtatattgttttttaataaaagaacacattgttaaagattaaaccagggattcccaacctttttgactTGTGACCCCTTACAAAAAATGGCATAGAGTTGGGATTCCTTCTCACCTTTCAGATATCTGAGAGTTGTTAGCAGTTTCACCTGAGACATTTCCCCTCTAAACTTCCCAGATGATTTCATTAAAATGACTTTTTGAGACCTAAAGAGGTCAAATTATCAAATAGTCCACAAAAGAAGCAAACATCTGAAAAATCAAAATAACAGATCTGCGTAGCAGAACTTtatttttccttctttcctgcCCCTTTAATCATCGTACGACCCCTCAGATGTATCCCGTGGCACTTTGGAGGGGCCTGACCCCTAGGTTGGGAGCCACTGAATTGAACTACCTACCTGTGCTGTATATAAAGCAGTTAAAACTATCTCCACCTCGACGGCTACTTTGATGCATCAGTATTAACAATCTAataatgttatatattttatcaGTCACAGGGGCTACTTTATGCAGAACATGTACTTTGTCTGCTTTAaggacattttgctgataatacttttaAATGCAAAGTATtgacttgtaatggagtataagtaaaggatctaagTACTTCTTCCTCCATTGCTGTATTTTGACAGGTTCGTCATCTCCAACAGTCAAGGAAGAGACAAGGACCTCAGGAGCAGAACCTGAGGCGAGTACGCAGGACGAGCTCCCGCCGCTCTGCGTATGCCTTCTCTCACCAACAAGGCTACGGCGAGCTGATTACCTCAGGCAAAAACATGAGGATGAGCACAGTTTCCTCTGCTCGCTCCCCTGAAAGAACACCAC
Coding sequences within it:
- the atp8b4 gene encoding phospholipid-transporting ATPase ID, giving the protein MAFWRRDTHIEKERHVKANAQDYNDKFSYADNHIKTSKYNILTFLPMNLFEQFQRVANAYFLVLLILQLIPEISSLSWFTTIVPLVLVLVITAVKDATDDYFRHKSDQQVNNRQSQVLIRGSMQSEKWMNIRVGDIIKLENNQFVAADILLLCSSEPYGLCYIETAELDGETNLKVRQSLTATSDMGDITKLMDFDGEVICEPPNNKLDRFTGTLYWRDNKYPLDNEKMLLRGCVLRNTEWCFGMVIFAGLQTKLMQNCGGTKFKKTSIDKLMNTLVLWIFAFLICMGVILAIGNTIWESWIGRNFQVFLPWNALQSSAVFSGFLTFWSYIIILNTVVPISLYVSVEVLRLGHSYFINWDRRMYCSRTDTAAEARTTTLNEELGQVEFIFSDKTGTLTQNIMVFSKCSINGQTYGDVYDEFKQRVEITEKTACVDFSFNALCDTRFKFYDGSLVEAIKLEDPAVQEFFRLLALCHTVMPEEKSEGNLVYQAQSPDEGALVTAARNFGFVFRSRTPETITLCEMGRAVTYQLLAILDFNNVRKRMSVIVRNPQGQIKLYSKGADSIIFERLDPSSEDLMHTTSEHLSEFAGEGLRTLALAYKDLDEDYFDVWTKKLMFASTVIENREDQLAVLYEEIEQGLKLLGATAIEDKLQEGVPETITCLNLADIKIWVLTGDKLETAMNIGYSCNILRDNMNEVFVISGHTLLEVQQQLRNAKEHILGLSRVGSAGDVEKSDMFAENSVFEESIIAEYALVINGHSLVHALEPQLEHVFLDLACLCKTVICCRVTPMQKAQVVELVKRHKRAVTLAIGDGANDVSMIKTAHIGVGISGQEGMQAVLASDYSFAQFRFLRRLLLVHGRWSYFRMCNFLCYFFYKNFAFTLVHFWYGFFCGFSAQTVYDQWFITLFNIVYTSLPVLAMGLFDQDVNDQNSLRYPSLYKPGQQNLLFNKRQFFLCTLQGMGTSFLLFFIPYGAFTVIVKEDGSHFSDQQSFAVTIATSLVIIVSVQIGLDTHYWTAVNHLFIWGSLTVYFATLFAMQSNGIFGIFPSNFPFIGTARNCLSEKSVWLVILLTAVVCVVPGLAVSFLRVDLFPTLTDKVRHLQQSRKRQGPQEQNLRRVRRTSSRRSAYAFSHQQGYGELITSGKNMRMSTVSSARSPERTPQSPTWIENILQKKNEVSDEITGAKQTQQQQHTD